The nucleotide window GTATACATAGATCCCGCACGCACCACAAAAGTAATGCTGGGCCACGCCGCTGTTCCAGCGATACAGACGCAGCGCATCTTCGCCACGGCTGATGCGAAAATGCTGCCGCGGCACCGTGGCCATCAACGCATTGCGCTTGCTGCACAGCGAACAGTCGCAACTGATCAGTTCTTCAACTTCGGCTTCAAACGCGAAGCCAACCGCTCCGCAGTGACAGGCGCCCGTGTAGTTCATCGTGGGTATGTCTCCATCGTCAGTGAACTCGCAGTCTCATCGTAGTGGATAACCTTGCGCGCTGCGTCGGGGCGTAATCCCGAAGATCCCGCAGGCATTAAAAAGCCCCGGTACCGCACGGTACCGAGGCCTGACACCTGCGCCAGCCGGATCTATTTTCTCAGCGAGTCGTACGCCTCCAGCGTGCGTAACGAATAGATATAGGCAGCGCCGGCGTTGAGCGAGATTGCGCTTGCCAATGTAGCCGCCACTTCTTCGCGGCTTGCTCCAGCCTTGATCGCCGCATCCGCATGGACGGCAATACATCCGTCACAACGGGTGGTAACAGCGACGGCAATCGAAATCAACTCTCGGGTTTTCGCATCCAGCACATCGTTTTCGGCGGAAGCCTCGCCAAGGGCCATATAGGCCTTGACCATTTTAGGGTTGCTCTTTCCGAGCGCACCGAAAGCCTTCTGAATGGTGGGTAGCAGTTCGGACCAGTTGTTGAACATCGCATGACTCCTGAGCAAGTTGGTGTACTGTTTCGACAGGCTCAGTCTCCCCCCAGGGCGTGATTCGGGTTTGTCCAATCCGCTCAACTTTTTATGCGAAGCGCTCAAATGAATTCGATCGATAAACTCATCAGTTTGGCCAATGTGCGGGGCAGCGTGGATCTGCGGTGTCAGTTTCAAGGAGATTGGGCACTCGATCACCAACAGGAAGCCTTGGGAAAAGCGCCCTATCACGTTGTCTTGGCAGGAGAATGCCGAGTCGAATTTCCGGATGGCCAGCGCCTGCCGATGCGAGCAGGAGACATTCTGCTCCTGCCCCGTGGGGCACCGCACCTGCTGCATGGCATCGGGAAAACGGCTGAGCCGGGTACCCCGCGGCTGGTTTCCGGTGGAACACTGCCGCTTTACCGCATTGGCCGCGGAAGCACGGACCTGGACATGCTTTGCGGGAACTTCCACTACAATCGTGCCTCCCTGTTGTTCACCGCCCTCCCCGAACATCTCGTGATTCCCAGCGCGGTTCTCCCTGCAAGTGCCCCTTTGCCGGCACTGGTCGACCTGTTGCGAGGTGAAGCCGATAGCGATCAGGTCGGCGCACACTTCTTACTCGATGCCTTGTCCCAGGCGCTGTTCACCTTGATCCTGCGCGCTCACCTCGCAAGCCACGGCCAACACACCGGCACCCTGGCCCTGTTGGCCGATAAACGACTGGGCCAAGCCTGGCAGGCGATGCTGGCCGATCCAGGTCACGAATGGACAGTGGATGCGCTTGCCGAACTTGCGAGCATGTCCCGCGCCACGTTCATGCGAGCTTTCGTGCGGGTAGCCGGCGTTTCGCCTTGGGTTTTGTTGACGCAGGTTCGAATGGAGCTGGCCTTCAGCCTGTTGAGCCATTCACACTTGGGACTGACTGACATTGCCTCCCAGGTGGGGTATCAATCCCAGGCGGCTTTCAGTAAGAAGTTCAAGGAGGTCTATGGGGAGACGCCGGGACGGGTGCGGCGTGGGATGTAATGTTTTCGAGATTTCCAGGTGCCGCAAAAGTAGACGACTGGTATCAATGAGCCCGAAGTCTTCCAAGTTCAAACGATGACACGGAAGGACCTGCCTTGACGGATTATCTGATTCGAAACGCTATGAGCGTAGACGCGCCGGCTATCAGTCGAACGATCATTAAAAGCCTCCGCAAGTCCAATGCCCAAGACTACTCATCCGACATCATCGATCAAGTGGCGCAAAGCTTTTCTCCCGCGGCAATCCTTCACCTGTTGACTCAGCGCCAGGTCCTTGTGGCAGTAGTCGACAATCATATCGTCGCAACAGCGAGTCTTGACCAAGACGTCGTTCGAAGTGTGTTTGTCGATCCGAACTATCAAGGAAAAGGGATCGGGAGACGCTTGATGGAGAGGATTCAATTAATTGCCAAGAATGCAGGTCTGAACCTGCTACGTGTTCCCTCCTCAATCACCGCAGAGGGGTTTTATGCATCGCTTGGTTACAAAAAAGTCAGGGACGAGTTTCACGGGTCGGAGCGCACGATCATAATGGCGAAAACATTGGACCTGTAACGCACAGCAGCCCGAGGATTCGCGGATGGCATCAGGTGCTTATCCGGGGGCGTTTACCCTATCTACCCAGCGCGGCCACTTCTGCCGGTGGCCTTCGCACCGACATTGATCGCCTGGGTGTAGCACTACTTTGATGTGCGGGAGCAGCAATGACGGGACAGTCAGAAGAAAGCAGCCTATTCCGAGCCAGGGCACACGACGACCTCGACGCGCCTGAGGCCCTGGGTTTTACCGCCTGGGCTCGCGTCTGGACGGAGTTAGGAGTCAGATGCGCGTCGCAAGAGACGCACGAAAAACTCATTCGGCACTACGACGAGCCACACCGCGCGTACCACAACCGCCAGCACTTGGCTGAGTGCCTTCAGGTGCGTCGACTCGTCAACGCCGCCTGCCAAGCCCCCGCCGAAGTCGACCTCGCGCTGTGGTTCCACGACGCAATCTACGACCCCCTGCGCAGCGACAACGAGTTGCGCAGCGCCCAATGGCTGGACGAGGTGGCCCGTAATAGCGGCCTGGACGACGAAACGCGCCGCAGGCTTTACGACCTGGTCATGGCGACCCGGCACGACAGCGCCCCGCAGTCGGTAGACGAGGCGGTGTTGGTGGACACGGATCTGGCGATCCTTGGGGCATCGTCCGAGCGGTTCGAAGAGTACGACCAACAAATCCGCCGCGAGTACCTGCACGTGCCGATGCCTGTATATCGCCGAAAGCGACGCCAGATCCTGGAGGGTTTTCTAGTGCGCGAGCGCATTTATACAACCGCACCCTACTTCGACGCATTCGAGCAGCAGGCACGCGCAAATCTTGCACGTGCCATCGGCCGCCTCGATTGAAATCGGATTCATGCAGCAGCAAAGGGATATCGCTTTAGCCGTCGCCTGATCACGATGACAAGTTTTAACCCCCTACTCCCACAACCGGGCCCAGGGGCATGAACGCCCGGATAAATATGATGTACAGACATTCGCTCTCGACCGAAAATGCCTTCGCGGCTGGCAACAACCGGCCAGGAGCAGCTCCTCGAACTAGGCTTTACCTGATCGGTATGAGGTATTAAAAACACGCTATGGCACTTTCCCAAGGCGACTTAATAAAACTAATCCACGTCGATCCTACGAAGGCTGTGTATGTTGACTGGATAAATTTTCGTGATGCAACGCCTGGGGATATCGCAGTCGTCAAAGAAATTTTTAGTACGGAGTCCGGACTCATCGTCCGTCTATTGTGCGAGCCCCGGTCAGGCTTTCAAGAATGGTGCTCCACATTCCATGAAGCAGATTTGACCTACGAGCTGTTGCTCATAAAATCAATTCACGATGATCAAGCTTGAAAATCCGCTTCGAGTTGTGGATTCAAGACAAGTAGAAAGCGGCCAAAAGCCAA belongs to Pseudomonas sp. B21-028 and includes:
- a CDS encoding GFA family protein — translated: MNYTGACHCGAVGFAFEAEVEELISCDCSLCSKRNALMATVPRQHFRISRGEDALRLYRWNSGVAQHYFCGACGIYVYHRRRSNPEVLSVNACCIDGLDYRALPLRHVDGKNRSLVGPP
- a CDS encoding carboxymuconolactone decarboxylase family protein; this encodes MFNNWSELLPTIQKAFGALGKSNPKMVKAYMALGEASAENDVLDAKTRELISIAVAVTTRCDGCIAVHADAAIKAGASREEVAATLASAISLNAGAAYIYSLRTLEAYDSLRK
- a CDS encoding AraC family transcriptional regulator codes for the protein MNSIDKLISLANVRGSVDLRCQFQGDWALDHQQEALGKAPYHVVLAGECRVEFPDGQRLPMRAGDILLLPRGAPHLLHGIGKTAEPGTPRLVSGGTLPLYRIGRGSTDLDMLCGNFHYNRASLLFTALPEHLVIPSAVLPASAPLPALVDLLRGEADSDQVGAHFLLDALSQALFTLILRAHLASHGQHTGTLALLADKRLGQAWQAMLADPGHEWTVDALAELASMSRATFMRAFVRVAGVSPWVLLTQVRMELAFSLLSHSHLGLTDIASQVGYQSQAAFSKKFKEVYGETPGRVRRGM
- a CDS encoding GNAT family N-acetyltransferase, with the protein product MSVDAPAISRTIIKSLRKSNAQDYSSDIIDQVAQSFSPAAILHLLTQRQVLVAVVDNHIVATASLDQDVVRSVFVDPNYQGKGIGRRLMERIQLIAKNAGLNLLRVPSSITAEGFYASLGYKKVRDEFHGSERTIIMAKTLDL